A genomic region of Nitrospirota bacterium contains the following coding sequences:
- a CDS encoding cytochrome c3 family protein, with translation MATYGADGKPWKGSGQGQALTRGSCLGCHGQGLSTHIDPITGAPQVYHSGTTDLAGGNFRYIETGGDSRGHNIIDLGNADSVLTYPPGHRHLDDDPNAVAAFTCAGANSCHGRRVNYGGISGIPALKGAHHRNPDDGKCTVADQVYNSYRFLDGIKGLENNGTYKWQNFDAANHNEYFGATSPLKSGCTGKCHEGGGSSSSPIRPQIKTISSFCATCHGNFHVWEEITTFSVDPLRGIVFGKPFTRHPTDVVVPAGGEYSAYTAYSVQSPVARTTVPDSISSTVTPGTDIVMCLSCHMAHASNYPDMLRWDYDQMVAGGGGSGGCFTCHTSKK, from the coding sequence ATGGCGACCTACGGAGCCGACGGCAAGCCGTGGAAGGGTTCCGGCCAGGGCCAGGCGCTGACCCGCGGCAGCTGCCTCGGCTGCCACGGACAAGGGCTCAGCACGCATATCGATCCTATTACCGGCGCTCCCCAGGTATATCATTCGGGCACAACCGACCTTGCGGGTGGAAATTTCAGATATATAGAAACCGGCGGCGACAGCAGGGGACATAACATCATCGACCTCGGAAATGCGGACTCCGTTCTAACCTATCCGCCCGGGCACCGCCATCTCGATGATGACCCCAACGCCGTGGCCGCCTTCACCTGTGCGGGAGCGAACAGCTGTCATGGGAGGCGGGTAAATTACGGCGGGATATCGGGTATTCCTGCGCTGAAGGGTGCACATCACCGGAACCCGGATGACGGCAAATGCACTGTTGCCGACCAGGTCTACAACAGCTATCGCTTTCTGGACGGCATAAAGGGATTGGAAAATAACGGGACTTACAAGTGGCAGAATTTCGACGCTGCCAATCACAATGAGTATTTCGGAGCGACCTCTCCTCTCAAGAGCGGCTGTACGGGAAAATGTCATGAAGGAGGGGGAAGCAGCAGCTCCCCGATACGTCCGCAGATCAAGACCATCAGCTCGTTTTGCGCAACATGCCACGGAAACTTCCATGTGTGGGAGGAAATTACGACATTTTCTGTAGATCCGCTCAGAGGAATAGTCTTCGGGAAGCCGTTCACAAGACATCCGACCGATGTGGTCGTGCCCGCCGGCGGCGAGTACTCAGCGTATACAGCATACAGCGTGCAGTCGCCGGTTGCAAGGACCACCGTCCCCGACAGCATCAGCAGTACTGTTACGCCGGGAACCGATATCGTCATGTGTCTCTCGTGCCATATGGCCCATGCATCGAACTATCCCGACATGCTTCGATGGGATTATGATCAGATGGTAGCCGGAGGCGGCGGCAGCGGCGGGTGCTTCACCTGCCATACGAGCAAAAAATGA
- a CDS encoding cytochrome c3 family protein: MRQAFFVIFAASSLLAFLSSASYPKVTGPCANCHTMHNSQNGAAMATYGASGQPWTGVGPYGGLTRGTCLGCHGIGTAKIVTIGGSNIPQVWHNDASADLAGGNFAYITGGKGSGASDAKGHNVIELGNIDDILTIPPGRNPGHSLSNTNLSCSGTFGCHGIRYGTAPAGLKGAHHSNTDDGSLTIADSVANSYRFLWGVKGYENNGTYKWQNKDAANHNEYFGATAPLMNDAQCSDCHNGPHGPGALKLKPQSSMSAFCATCHPNFHNLSGIGGNASSPFTRHPTDVILPNAGEYAAYTAYSVDAPIARTTVPGAPSPVVNPGSDVVMCLSCHAAHATNYPDMLRWNYSTMNAGGGGSGGCFTCHTQKK, from the coding sequence GTGAGACAGGCGTTTTTCGTAATTTTTGCAGCTTCCTCATTATTGGCTTTTCTTAGTAGCGCCTCATACCCGAAAGTCACCGGCCCCTGCGCCAACTGCCACACCATGCACAACAGCCAGAACGGGGCTGCCATGGCGACCTACGGCGCTTCAGGACAGCCGTGGACAGGCGTGGGCCCCTATGGGGGATTGACCCGAGGGACGTGTCTCGGGTGCCACGGAATCGGCACGGCAAAGATCGTCACTATCGGCGGCAGCAACATTCCGCAGGTATGGCATAACGACGCCTCTGCCGATCTGGCAGGAGGGAACTTCGCCTATATCACCGGCGGTAAGGGGAGCGGCGCTTCCGACGCAAAGGGGCATAATGTAATCGAGCTCGGCAATATTGATGATATCCTGACCATACCTCCCGGTCGCAATCCCGGACACTCCCTCAGCAATACAAACCTCTCCTGTTCAGGCACTTTCGGATGCCACGGCATACGATACGGCACTGCGCCGGCAGGCTTGAAAGGAGCGCACCATAGCAATACTGACGACGGAAGTCTCACTATCGCCGACAGTGTTGCGAACAGCTATCGCTTTTTGTGGGGAGTAAAAGGATATGAGAATAACGGAACCTATAAGTGGCAGAACAAGGACGCCGCCAACCACAATGAGTATTTCGGTGCAACGGCGCCGCTGATGAACGACGCACAATGCTCCGATTGTCATAACGGTCCTCACGGCCCCGGGGCCTTAAAACTGAAGCCGCAGAGCTCGATGAGCGCATTCTGTGCAACCTGTCATCCGAATTTCCACAACCTGAGCGGAATCGGCGGAAATGCCAGTTCGCCATTCACAAGGCACCCGACCGATGTTATACTGCCTAACGCCGGGGAATACGCCGCATATACCGCTTACAGCGTGGATGCGCCCATTGCCAGAACAACGGTTCCTGGCGCACCAAGCCCTGTCGTAAATCCGGGCTCCGATGTGGTTATGTGCCTATCCTGCCATGCGGCACATGCCACCAATTATCCCGACATGCTCAGGTGGAACTACAGCACGATGAATGCCGGGGGCGGCGGCAGCGGCGGGTGCTTCACCTGCCATACGCAGAAGAAGTAA
- the tyrS gene encoding tyrosine--tRNA ligase: MLAPEKQLELIKRGVVEIILEKELLKKLEKSFRENKPLRIKAGFDPTAPDIHLGHTVLLEKMRQFQELGHEIVFLIGDFTGMIGDPTGKSETRKPLTREDVLRNAETYKEQVYKILDPEKTVIRFNSEWLMSLTPMEIVRLLAKQTVARMLEREDFKQRFTSQSPIGIHEFMYPLLQGYDSVALEADVELGGTDQRFNLLMGRELQQEYGQAPQALVIMPLLEGLDGIKKMSKSLGNYVGIFDAPKDMYGKLMSISDELMIKYYELLSHISMEELKALKEGLKSGAVHPKKAKERLALEIVERYWDREAAAHAEEEFEKVFKDKGLPEDIPEYSFPPDADELWLPQIMKEAEISASSSQAIALIRQGAVSVNDRKVTDPNTKLPKGTYLIKAGKRKFLRVVYR; this comes from the coding sequence ATGCTTGCACCCGAGAAACAGCTCGAGCTCATCAAGAGAGGCGTCGTCGAGATCATCCTCGAGAAGGAGCTCCTCAAGAAGCTCGAAAAATCATTCAGAGAGAATAAGCCCCTGCGCATCAAGGCGGGCTTCGATCCGACCGCTCCCGACATCCATCTCGGCCATACCGTGCTGCTCGAAAAGATGCGCCAGTTCCAGGAGCTGGGCCACGAGATCGTCTTTCTGATCGGCGATTTCACCGGCATGATCGGCGACCCGACCGGCAAGTCCGAGACGAGAAAGCCGCTCACGCGGGAGGATGTCCTCAGGAACGCCGAGACCTACAAAGAGCAGGTGTACAAGATCCTCGACCCCGAAAAGACGGTCATCAGGTTCAACAGCGAATGGCTGATGAGCCTGACGCCCATGGAGATCGTGAGGCTCCTCGCAAAGCAGACCGTAGCACGGATGCTCGAACGGGAGGACTTCAAGCAGCGGTTCACCAGCCAGAGCCCCATCGGCATACACGAATTCATGTATCCCCTGCTGCAGGGCTACGATTCCGTCGCTCTCGAAGCAGACGTGGAGCTCGGGGGAACGGACCAGCGGTTCAATCTCCTCATGGGCAGGGAGCTGCAGCAGGAGTACGGTCAGGCGCCGCAGGCGCTCGTGATCATGCCGCTCCTGGAAGGACTCGACGGGATAAAAAAGATGTCGAAGAGCCTCGGCAACTATGTCGGCATCTTCGATGCGCCCAAAGACATGTACGGCAAGCTCATGTCCATCAGCGACGAGCTGATGATCAAGTACTACGAGCTCCTGAGCCACATCAGCATGGAAGAGCTGAAGGCGTTGAAAGAGGGGCTGAAGTCAGGCGCCGTGCATCCCAAAAAGGCGAAGGAGCGCCTCGCCCTCGAAATCGTCGAGCGGTATTGGGACAGAGAGGCCGCGGCTCATGCGGAAGAGGAGTTCGAGAAAGTCTTCAAGGACAAGGGCCTCCCCGAAGATATTCCTGAATACTCATTCCCGCCTGACGCAGATGAGCTGTGGCTGCCCCAGATCATGAAGGAGGCAGAGATATCGGCCAGTAGCAGCCAGGCGATAGCCCTGATCAGGCAGGGCGCAGTGAGCGTCAATGACCGGAAGGTGACCGATCCGAACACAAAGCTTCCCAAAGGGACGTATTTGATCAAGGCCGGAAAGCGGAAATTCCTGCGGGTCGTTTACCGGTAA
- a CDS encoding transporter has translation MLKKGLMVFVVLIVAATAGISSAKDILITNDTGTQGKGHLLIEVNSELSLDKETADGVTTKETGTELQSIVSYGVTEKIDVILTLPYAWNKVTEDGVTIQKEDGIADMALELKWRFYEKDGLSLAVKPGISLPTGDDEKGLGAGRAAYGIFFITTKEIHPLLFHLNLAYTRNENKVDERKDIWYASLSGELPLTKKLRFIANTGIQTNTGRMSRSSPAFILGGFNYEVTDTFAVNLGIKGGLNNAETDYTMLAGIAWRF, from the coding sequence ATGCTTAAAAAAGGTCTGATGGTTTTCGTTGTGTTGATTGTTGCTGCGACAGCAGGAATCTCGTCTGCAAAAGACATCTTGATAACCAATGATACGGGGACACAGGGGAAAGGACACCTGCTTATCGAAGTTAACAGTGAGCTCTCCCTTGACAAGGAAACAGCCGATGGCGTGACAACGAAGGAGACGGGGACAGAGCTTCAATCGATAGTTTCCTATGGAGTGACGGAAAAAATAGATGTCATCTTAACATTGCCTTATGCCTGGAACAAGGTTACGGAAGACGGTGTCACCATACAGAAGGAAGACGGCATTGCCGACATGGCACTGGAACTGAAATGGAGATTTTATGAAAAGGACGGACTGAGCCTCGCTGTGAAACCGGGCATTTCGCTTCCCACGGGTGACGATGAAAAGGGACTTGGCGCAGGAAGAGCAGCGTACGGCATTTTCTTTATTACTACAAAGGAAATCCATCCTTTGTTGTTTCATCTGAATCTCGCCTATACGAGAAATGAAAATAAAGTCGATGAGCGAAAAGATATCTGGTACGCCTCACTTTCCGGGGAATTGCCCCTCACCAAAAAATTAAGATTCATTGCCAATACGGGAATCCAAACCAATACCGGCAGAATGTCAAGGTCCTCCCCTGCATTTATACTTGGAGGGTTTAACTACGAGGTAACGGACACCTTTGCAGTAAATCTCGGCATTAAAGGAGGATTGAATAACGCTGAAACCGACTACACGATGCTTGCGGGCATTGCATGGCGGTTTTAG